The DNA sequence TTCTACTTTATAGTTGTGAGTAACGCTAAACCTTTCTAAAATTGGCTTGTGTTTTAAACTCCAATGTTGCCCTGAAAGTTTATCGTTTCCCAATACAAATTTATTTCCTTCTTCTTCTATGCTACCAACCGGAAAGCACGCATTTGTTTCTCCTAAGTTCCAACTGTCCGATAATATAACTTGCGCTTTCGCAAACTTTATTGCTGGTAATAAACTCTGTGGTAATGGATATAGTGCTTTTAAGTTGTACCACAAATGATCTCTTTCATAGATGCCTTTGTAATCCTTTATGTGAGGCTCGGTTTCTCCAAGGATTGCTACATCTAGGCGATATATATCATTGCTTAAAGCTCGTTCATAATGATCGCGTAGATAGTTTTCTATAATCCTAATAACTGGACCACTAGACCTGAAAAAATTTACTCTTCCAAATGATAACACTGGTCCATCTTTTTCTATTTTTACCCCTGAATAATCAGAAAGAAGATCTCCAAATAAACTCTCATCCAATATAAATCTCTGCGCATTATAATAATCGTTAAAAATCCTCATCAATCTGGATCTTACAGGCAGTGATAGTTTTGCCAGCTCTACTACTGCATCTACGAAGAAGTCATTTGGTACCTCTTTTATCCCTACTTGCAACTCAAAAAAGTGTTTACCGGGTGGTTCTTCGATGATTGTAATGTCTTCTATATTTGCCCACTTGAGTGCTATTTTAAGTGATTTAGGTGTTCCTCGCAGTCTTTGAAATTTTACTCCTTCTACTACGGCTTTTCTTCTATCTTTTACCCAACGCAGTATCTCTTCTAAACCATATTCTTCTATTATCCACGGCAATGTTTCTTCTTTAAGACTAAACTTAAATCCTCTGATACAGTTTGGATCTACTTTATAATCTATCACATCTACCAGCGCTCTTTCCTGCTTTGTTGCATTTGGTGGCAATAACATTACTCAACCTTTAACTTTCTTAATGCAGCGCACTCATTTCCTAGTACTACAACGTCCTCTTTTGGCTCGATTAATTCTACGTTTTCTACACCATCTACAAATAGATTCGCTATTATCCATGATCTTGTAACATTCCATCCCAGCCTTCTATTTGCTTCAAACTTCTTAATAAACTGCTTCTTGATTTCTTCCTCTGATATTACAGGACTTATGCTCATTCTGCTGTGGATATCTATTTCCATAATATTGCAGCCAATTATTGTTACTGTATCTGTTAAAACCCTTATATCATCTCTAGTAACCTGCTTTTTTACAATTTCCAGTAGCTCTTCTAATGCTATGCCAGTTTGTGTTGATAAGATTGAAATTTGTACTTTTCCTGGTATAGGTGATTCTACTAGTGCATCTTTTACTCTACTATCTGCTGACAGTGCATGATATTTATAATATTCCTTACTTCCTCCTGTTGACCAACCTGCTATTTTTGCTTTTACCCTCTTTCTAAATCTTTCATCCTCTTCTTCTTTTTGTCTTTCCACTCCATAAAACTCAGCCAAATTATCAAGATCTTCTCCTGTCGCAAATTTAAGTAAGTTACTCTTTACTGCTTCATTTATTCTTTCTCTAAGCAAAAGTTCTCGCCATGCTGCTACTTCTAATACCTTCATTGCTGGATCACTTTCTACCAATCCTGTAAAGCTTGCATCACGCTTCACTAACTCTTCCTTCATCCGAGCAAAAATCTCTTCAAAGTTCAGTGATTCAGGCTGCTGCATTTTTAAACAACTACTCCATTAATATTTATGAACTTACCTTCTGAAAGATAGACACCTTCTAAATTCAATGTTACTCTCCCTTCTTTTACTCCTTCAACTTTTACTTTTTCTAACTTAAATCTCTTTTCCCATTTTTCCAGTGCTTCTGCTGTTGCTGCATAGATTTCCAAAGTTAAATCTCTATTTATTGGCTTATCTACTAATTCAAATAGTCTTGACCCATAATCTCTCCTCATTATTCTACTGTTAATAGGAGTGGTCAGTATATCAATTATTGATTGTTTTAGATGTTCTATTCCTTCTAATTCTTTTCCTGTTTTAGCGTCCATTCCTCTCATTTTTCGACTACTTTAATTTTTTTTTATTTTGAAAACACACTTTGATTTTTACTTACTACTTGAAAACTACAGGACGCCACATCACCTGTTCTCGCTACACCAATACCATTTACAAATACGCTGTTTGATCCTTGTGCTAGTGTCTCTCCCATAGTTAAGGTATCACTTCTACGACAGACAGATCTACCATTAATACGCACATCTTTACTCCCGCTTACGCAAACATGAATAGGTACTCCAGTACAATTATCACCTGTACAAACTATAGCTCTTCTCATGTCAATTTAAATCTATTCTACTTCCTTTCAGTTTTATTCCACTTTTTGTCATTTCTATTCTCGATTCTCCAGCTTTCAGTGTTATTTTATCTACTACTTCAATCTCTAAATGATGTTTATCTTTATCGTATGACAACTTTGTTCCATCTTGAAATGTTAAGCTACTCACCTCTTTTTTATTCTCTGATGCAGGGTATTTTTCCTGGTATATCCCTCCTAACGCCACTCCTAACGATAATTCGCCAAGAGGAGAAAATATCATAACCTGTTCACCGATATCTGGTGGAGACCAATCTCTATCTTTTCCTGCTTTGCTCGTTATCCATGGTAAATAATCTGTTAAAAATTCTCCTATTTTAACTCTTACTTTTGCTTTTTCATAATCTATTTCTTTTACAACTCCTATACGAACAATGTTGGCCATTTTCCTCTGTAGTTCCGAAATTGCAAAATTATTTTCTAACATTTATTTCACCGATTTCTATTTTGTGTGGCATAAATTTTCCTTCTTTCAAAATAGATCGCCCTACGTGTATTGTATGCACCCATTCAACCATCCACACGAGATATGCATCTAATTCTGGCCTAAAATCATCTCCTCCTCCTGATATAAATTCTCCTGGTGAAACATTTTTCACGTTCCAAGTATTTTTATTTACTACTCTTGCTACTTCTGCTGCTAATGTTCTGACAATAATAGGTGCATTTTCTATAGTACTATCAACTACTATTCTTGCTTCAAATCTTACCCTCAGAGCTAGTTCACCTGTTCCTGGATCACTTCCTTTTTCAAGACTACTAAGTTCTACTAATACCGCTGGTGCTAACGGTTCTTTTCTTATCGTCGGATATACTTCGCATGTTTGTATAGTTAGGATTTCTTTCTTCAGTGTAGTACAAATTGCTTGATGTAAATCTGTCCAGAACTTTGTCATACC is a window from the Wolbachia endosymbiont of Armadillidium arcangelii genome containing:
- a CDS encoding phage tail protein translates to MLLPPNATKQERALVDVIDYKVDPNCIRGFKFSLKEETLPWIIEEYGLEEILRWVKDRRKAVVEGVKFQRLRGTPKSLKIALKWANIEDITIIEEPPGKHFFELQVGIKEVPNDFFVDAVVELAKLSLPVRSRLMRIFNDYYNAQRFILDESLFGDLLSDYSGVKIEKDGPVLSFGRVNFFRSSGPVIRIIENYLRDHYERALSNDIYRLDVAILGETEPHIKDYKGIYERDHLWYNLKALYPLPQSLLPAIKFAKAQVILSDSWNLGETNACFPVGSIEEEGNKFVLGNDKLSGQHWSLKHKPILERFSVTHNYKVENYTDQKVRKYVLAEHNVYYKNDLEQKDSIHELEKHILVFYPGVLKWHEHRHLHRSWKDSRIISLIS
- a CDS encoding baseplate J/gp47 family protein; this encodes MQQPESLNFEEIFARMKEELVKRDASFTGLVESDPAMKVLEVAAWRELLLRERINEAVKSNLLKFATGEDLDNLAEFYGVERQKEEEDERFRKRVKAKIAGWSTGGSKEYYKYHALSADSRVKDALVESPIPGKVQISILSTQTGIALEELLEIVKKQVTRDDIRVLTDTVTIIGCNIMEIDIHSRMSISPVISEEEIKKQFIKKFEANRRLGWNVTRSWIIANLFVDGVENVELIEPKEDVVVLGNECAALRKLKVE
- a CDS encoding GPW/gp25 family protein, whose translation is MRGMDAKTGKELEGIEHLKQSIIDILTTPINSRIMRRDYGSRLFELVDKPINRDLTLEIYAATAEALEKWEKRFKLEKVKVEGVKEGRVTLNLEGVYLSEGKFININGVVV
- a CDS encoding PAAR domain-containing protein, with amino-acid sequence MRRAIVCTGDNCTGVPIHVCVSGSKDVRINGRSVCRRSDTLTMGETLAQGSNSVFVNGIGVARTGDVASCSFQVVSKNQSVFSK
- a CDS encoding phage baseplate assembly protein V, with the translated sequence MLENNFAISELQRKMANIVRIGVVKEIDYEKAKVRVKIGEFLTDYLPWITSKAGKDRDWSPPDIGEQVMIFSPLGELSLGVALGGIYQEKYPASENKKEVSSLTFQDGTKLSYDKDKHHLEIEVVDKITLKAGESRIEMTKSGIKLKGSRIDLN